Part of the Tenebrio molitor chromosome 4, icTenMoli1.1, whole genome shotgun sequence genome, AAATCTACATATATATAGCGACTACTCTTCAAAACTCGCACATTTTCATTCCTAGTGGCGGTGTTGCACTAAGGTTTTTCGCGAAAATGGACGATATGAAGAAGATCCCAGAGGAGTTCGACGGGAAGAATGAAGAGCGGGGGTTCAAGAGGTCGGTGGCCAAACAAGTgagtttttgattttattttgacctTAAGAGAGTCAAGGTTGCACTCATGGCTTGATCTactgataatttttcaattatattTGTATCTCGAAGTGCTTAATAACActttctttgtttcatcgcttctttttttctttatccaTTTTACAAACTTTATTTTCagctttctgtttttttttaagttttaagcAACTTGTTTCTATAAGAGTTTAAgagtaatttcaaaaacattttctcacgttttttaattttcaaagaattAGAAACAAAcaacctttttttttgaaaatataattacgtaaccgtaaaaaatttaatctaactGCATTcaacatactattttttttatctgaaaagaaATTTCTAATATGGATAAATTTTTGCAATACACAAtcattcatttttgacaacctttgttgtcttttaattttaaattaaccaaaaaaaaatcagtaatGTATGAAAGTTCTGGAGATTATTTTTGTATGAAACAAAATACATATCATATTATTACCTTGTCGTTGAATATGTTTTCATGATAGGGACTTTATTCAaacacaaataatttattgttactgataattttgtaaataatcatAAATTCAATCAAACGTCAGTGTTACAtctgttattatttttgatttatttttagtcaTAATTGCTTTTTGGATGTTGTCTTTTttaccaaatatttttttatcatttgcGTTTCAttttatataccgggtgtccgcGCGAAAAGTTGGGGTGGATTTATCTGTGGTGGTTCGTTAAAAACTTTCTGATTTgccaaaatcgtattaatgtgaacagttaaaataaaatattttcaaaatagcgACACTTTCGGAAAGACCGGAAATCGACTccttctttgtttttttttttttaatggaaaggccccattcttcaataaaaaaatcataaatccTCAACTAtgggaaataaataatatattttttaacgtccgtcaaaaaaagtgcaagttttttcattcgtttgcgttcataaaatatgtgatttttgaatcggtcaagaagcgttaaaaaaagtgccgtagcgtgtcattttttaacgcaattatgaaatgtttcattcataattagtagtttttttaacgagttcgtatgtaaattgtttttttttttttttggcatgagtgggcaatttaaaacgcgagtaaaacgagcgttttaaaggtctacgggttcacacaggagaaaattttcaaattttgagtgtcgaaaaaattgttatctaaatttacgggcgccaaaaaaatttttgtatacaactcgttagtaaagtatcttttttactcggcggatttgcgcactcgcttCGCCCGCGCGGCAAActttccttctcgtaaaaaaaagtattactttactcacttgttgcataaataactattattttattcaattccTGAAGATTAAAgggcaactaccatttctgacactaggtataaatgtaaaatttaattttaaggccacttttattatgGCGCAGAAGATCGGTCAAACCTTGaggaattcaataaaaaagaatCGATTATTTCTTTCCAATGATTCAGgagttatacattttttatgaagccctgcaaccccgtttttttgtgaaaaagatGGCATAGgccaaaaacgatgacaggtaagtgttgacaaaatgACGATCTAAACACAGAATTTAACATAgaatccaaatttgaaatcaaaatggggcctttctatttaaaaacacaaagatggcgtcgatttccggtatttccggatgTATCggtattttgaaaatgttttatttgaacttggagcagttgattatagtcggctaccaattttcatataaatacgattttgggaaatcagaaagtttccaATGAACGAGCTACGTGAATCAGGGAATGTCACTTTTCTGCCCCCAGCCGTCCCCAAGCACGTCCACTTCAAAATGTACATGACGGATTATGAAGGACGTCATTTTTAGTGTCTTTCAGTAAAAATGTGTTAGGGTACAAAGGAAAGTTTATGAAATATTACacttttaacttttaaaaattgatgatctgatttgaaaaatcaagttCGCCGAgaaacttgaccattttgaatatttaatttcatttatttatttaattatttttttgttgtttgttactagatattaataacataatgaaacattttcttaattCCTGTCATTaggtcaactttatttttacacagtCGTACCAAAGAAGAtgtcataaatatttaaaaaaaatataaggtgttatttaaaattttaaaatggagGTGGCAGCTGAGGGCCAAATATTGACGTgatatgtacctacttattctAAATTATGTCCCTCCATGGTATTTATTCACGtcttaaaatttcaaatttgtaacgTTAAAGACATTAGAAATAAATGCATCCGAACTTTTCATGtgaacacccggtatatttcACGTTTTTGGTTATCTTAGCATTCAAATCTTTTTACTTCGccttttattatattttcttaCTTTAACTCCACTAATGACCTGATCTCATCACACTTATTTCCTTTTCTCAAGAggttattttcattttgtttcctttggtaaaatgtttgttaaaattatgTCTTTGTCtacattatattattttttctttgttataTTTCGAAATCACTACCCCATTCTGATGTTTTATAATCTTTTTTGGTccttttttaaaatctaaatCCCCTTTTTTCTCAATTGTACACCACTACGTTTTATTCtgttttatctttattttagTTTGACCCTTCTAttgacagtatttttttaaattttgtatattttgccCCTCAAATCTCATTTCGTTCACATTCCGTTTTATCTTTTATAccgaataattaaaaaaaatccatctgtacatatattttttcattaaatatattttatcttAGCGGTTCTATTAAGTACTGTATTGTTCAAAATTTGGTCTTTTATTATccttttttacttaaaaatatttaatttaagaaattttctttttgaaagcctttttcaaaagttttggCTTTATTTCCCGATTCATATTTGTACTTTTTACAAATATCtttttctactagagtttggaaaacttcaacattgtaatactaatttgagttaggaaaattgaaaaatttcctactaagggcggaaataatatttcaacactaaaaaatttaattttggtcgtttcctgtgatacgtaacgtaaaaactggtatttaattgagacaaaagcttaaacgccttcacaatttttcattaataaattgtttctctatggtaacgacagcagaacaattttgatttcgctttttaatttagaaataattaatagtatattaaaaatattcaaattttatgtattttccaaactccagtagaaaaaatcatgtgtgcaattcgtaggaaaagtgttttttccgtactcgacgcgtttttaatctcgacttcgtctcgattcAAAATTCCGCATCTCgtacggaaaaaaatcacttttcctaacttattgcacaaatagctatttccctcacttttttagtttttttaaatgaattatttttgggCAAACTTTTTATTTCGTTGAAAGCAACACATCAAGCATTCTGTTCTctcatttgcatattttttatgttcacAACAGATTTagaattctttgttttttgttacctacaaatttccttttttgtttttacgattacactgttttaatttttttttttctagattGATTGCTTCTCACTTTTCTTCAATTAACCATtcattcttatttttttaaattaaataattgtttttgtatGTTTTAATCTGTTAGGATTAGCAATCAATCcttgaaaacaataatttttccaatctgtataatttaaataagttGATCGATTTATCTTGACACTTTCCTTCAACTGTTTATACAACAGACAAATTTTTAACGTCATCTTGTCTCAATTGAGGTCTATGTAATCgacatttttatcaaaattcattcttttattaatgaatttcCATCAGCTATCGCTAAATCTTATCGCTATGGTCGATTGAGTTGCCAATTTCAAGCTGTCTTTTCCTTCATCCACACATCAGACAAAAGGCACTCGCGGTTTtcgattttttcatttacaaCAAACGGTAAAAGTAcgttttacaaattttgtttatcaCATGGTACGACATGGTTTACAAAGATACATGGAGAAAAGAGTTTGCTTTTTCTCCTCCGGGTTCTGTTGGTGGTGGTCTTGTCTTGACAAAAAATGCGTCAATGAGCAACGGCGTGGAAGCTTCTGGTGAACCGAGAGCGCCAcaccattttcaaaattttccttaGTGTCGCAAAATACATcatttatttagttttttatATCCTACCTAGACCTGGTAATTTATAATATCCTCAAGTTCTATTTTTgtattctctttttttttcttttttttatatcattaagagtagaagcccagagattgaagaccgagacgatgtcgaggtcggcaactgggcgaagcacaaaaagactcacttctactcttaatgatataatctactatttctTTTAATCTCTTCAGTTCGCCTttattttactgttttaccTTAACTTTACCTTATTAATCACAAGAACTCGTCACAAttcatacatttttcttttcccaagaggttatttttattttgtgttctAAAGTAAACTTTTTTGCTACATTCtattcttttttctcttttagtTGTTTTGTGTTCAATACATCTTTCATCATCATTTCCCTTCTCTTACTTACAAATctttttttcccttttatatCTAAATCTGCTTGTTATTATCTGtgtgtttattgttttcttaaaatGCTGCAccactatttttttattttattttagtttgtcCCTTCTGTTCAgtatttttaagatttttatattttgctcCCCAAATCCAATTCACTAAAGTTAACTTGCAATCATTTCTTTAAACACTTATCCCGACTCTTGTATTACGCGTATATGGTGATCTCATTTGAATTGAAGTTGATAGTTTTATCTCGACACTTCCtttgaaaactttataactacacaaatgaatttttaagCCGTCATCTTTAAACAGAATTCTATTTAATCTTTATCAAAATTGTCTTAATCACGCCTCTCCATCTCTATCAatggttaaataaataataatcgatACATCTATCACACTATGAtcgatttctttttatttctcattttgttgttattttttgataaCTTATGCGATTGCCAGAAATATTAGGTTAACACGTcgactaaaaatattttcagaagtTGTAGCTAATCTAAAAAAACACACAAtttcactttaattttgtcacATTATGTTTAAAGATTAAAGAGATTTAAAAGATTAAAAAGTAGCATATTAGGTTACCTTACACAACTCTTTACATCtcatatttacaattttttttttaatttaaacaaagcaACTCTTACGCATAAACTGTACAGTTTGTAAATAAGCaatttattcagaaaatagTAGATTCTTCAATGACCGTAtaataatagccattatacgctagttgaagactatactttctccacgactataccaagaaaaaaaaaacaatctttgaaaattgaatttaatttgatttttaatatttgacaattaaaattgtgcctcgTTCAGCCGTTGCTACGCGATGCGcgaattattatttacaaacgCATTCGATTGGCGACCTGCCGTTGTAGAATGAAAATACGAGGGATGTGATTGGCCGTCAGCCGTGGAGGCGTGGATTTCAGTAAATTCTAACACAGGGCGTGGAATTGATATCATTCTTTCATTGAATATCCaacaagaatgcattcattctttaatagtcgtggagaaattACTTTATTCTTTTTAAACTTGTGAATAGTGCAATCTAAaccttcaaaaaaaatcaaggaaAAACGTGActccattttttttgttctgaatgtgctaaattatttcgagCGTAACATCGAAGTTCTCGGCTAGATTTGGATTTCAAAATTGCTCTTAACCGATAAAAACTGTTTGGAAATACATATCTTACTCAATTTAggctaataataataattatcataAATAATGTATGGATGTTAAAAGGAGATCGATGTGTCTTAAAATAGTTTTATTTACGCTCAGTTTCAAATGAATTTTGTcattacttgataataatatccCTAACGATAATTTAATCCGGCCTGAATGCCGTGAGTGCTGGGCCAAAACATAGTAACATGAGTAGGAGACGATCAATTGTATTTGCAAAATTCACTGTAAATCTAATTTCTcgtaaagattttttttgttcgacactgtcagaattttagaaatttctcctgtgtgagcgggttttgataaatgtcacaacttgtcaaaacgaaacgtcaaagtaattttaaagattttaagcgatttggagcctttaaggggctcgttgaacaaaaaaacgttgtattcaactcgttcttgtgtaaattgggccttttttggcatgagtggaccattAAAGGGCCaagagtgccaaaaaaggcccaatttacacacgaactcgttaaataaactgcTATTTTCTTATGACGCATTGTTTTCTTTACTTTTGACGCAAAAGATTTATCCTCGTGAAAATCAAACGGAGCAAAAGATAACCACTTCAGTGTAgccaataataaattcaaagaTCACTAAAATATGCGTATGGGGTGTCCAAATAAAAATCCAGTCTCgagtttctaataaaaaacacgCAGCACATTGAACTGTCATTCTTTCACAATCACTGTCGGTCCTATCTCTGTCCACTTGAAGCGATAAGAGATTTTTCTCGCAGTTTTTGCACTGTAATTATCTATAAAAATCTGCAATCATCCACTTAACTTATCGAATCTGGTTATAACAATCGGAAGAAAACAATGGTGCAGATGATCAAATCGGACCCGAATCTGCCTCAACAATCAGCAACTATGCGCGTGATTGCgtgtttgaaatattttctcttCAGGTGCTCTTGGGCCTGTTCACAAACTTCTCCAGCATCGCTCCCAGCATGAGTCTGGGCTTTTCGGCCGTGTCGCTCCCATTCCTGACAGATTCTACAAACCCGTATGCTTTGAACAAAGATGAAGCGTCCTGGTTTGGTAAGTGACAAAAGGTGGTCCAGTTCAGGTGTGCCAACTTCTGGTGTTCTGCAGCTAGCATCGCGTCGCTTGCCACTCCCTTTGGGTGCATCTTCTCGGGCCCCATCGCCGACAGGTTCGGCCGAAGGACCGCGATGTTCACCATCAACGTCCTCTGCTTCATCGGCTGGTTGATCATAGCCTCGGCTTACTACTACCCGGATCACTTGTACTCCTTGCTGCTATTGGGCCGTCTTCTGACCGGGCTCTCTACCGGTCTGTCCAGCATCCCTGCCACCATCTACATGGCAGAAATCTCCAGTTCCAAGCTCCGAGGGGTCTTTTGCACCTGGAACAGCATCGCCTTCGCGGTCGGCGTCCTCATAATCTACTTCCTGGGCTTCGTGCTGAAGGTGAGCAAAGAGCGGTGCCGAGCGGTGGTACAGATGTGTTTTCAGGGCAACTGGGGCGTGATCTCCATCATCACCGCCGCCTTCCCTTGCGTCGGCATGGTCTTGGTGTCGTTCCTGGTGCCGGAGTCGCCCGCCTGGCTCATCCGGAAGGACCGCTTCGGCGAAGCTAAAGTCAACATGTGCAAAATCTTCGGCACCAAAGACTACATTCCGGAGGTGGCGCAAGAGATCGAGATCTTGGTCAAAAATAGAGGCACCAAGACCGGTACCACGCAGAAAAGCGTCGCAGAGCAGGTGGCCAAGAAGGTCAAGCATCTGATCAAGCCCAACTGTCTAAAGCCGTTCAGTCTCATCGCGAGTTTCTTCTTCTTCCAACAGTTCGCCGGGACTTTCGTTATTGTGTTTTACGCGATAGACATTGTCAAGGAGGCTGGGGTTGAGATGGACGCCTACCTCACGATTGTCATCATCGGACTGGTCCGCCTGTTCACCGCCATGTCCGTCAGCTACATCAGCAAGATCTTCGGCAGGAGACCCTTGTCGATGTTCTCCGGGTGCGGCATGACGATCTGCATGTTCGCCCTCGGGGGCTACATCCTCGCCATCGACCAAGGACAAGTCTCGCAGTCCACTCAGGATTCGCTCGTATTCCTCCCGGTGGCCCTCCTCTTACTCTACTTCTTCACCAGCACCGCAGGGTTCCTCCCGATGCCGTTCGCCATGTCAGCGGAGGTGTTTCCGGCGAAAATCCGCGGTACCGCTTCCGGACTCGTCTCGGGGATGGGGTACTTCTTCAATTTCATCACCGTCAAAATCTACCCCAACATGATCGAGGGGATCGGGCGGCACGGGGTGTTCTTCTTTTACGGCGCCATGAGCTTGGCCGGTACCATCTTCGTCGTGGCGCTTTTGCCCGAAACCAGAGGCAAGACTCTGCAAGAGATCGAAGAGTACTTCGGGAAGAAAACTTCCAAGAGGAACTCGCTTCTGAAGGAACCTATCCGCGTATGAAACACCAGGCATCTTGTTCtcgtttttatatttattatgacCGTGTCATATCAGTATGAAG contains:
- the LOC138129598 gene encoding facilitated trehalose transporter Tret1-2 homolog, whose translation is MDDMKKIPEEFDGKNEERGFKRSVAKQVLLGLFTNFSSIAPSMSLGFSAVSLPFLTDSTNPYALNKDEASWFASIASLATPFGCIFSGPIADRFGRRTAMFTINVLCFIGWLIIASAYYYPDHLYSLLLLGRLLTGLSTGLSSIPATIYMAEISSSKLRGVFCTWNSIAFAVGVLIIYFLGFVLKGNWGVISIITAAFPCVGMVLVSFLVPESPAWLIRKDRFGEAKVNMCKIFGTKDYIPEVAQEIEILVKNRGTKTGTTQKSVAEQVAKKVKHLIKPNCLKPFSLIASFFFFQQFAGTFVIVFYAIDIVKEAGVEMDAYLTIVIIGLVRLFTAMSVSYISKIFGRRPLSMFSGCGMTICMFALGGYILAIDQGQVSQSTQDSLVFLPVALLLLYFFTSTAGFLPMPFAMSAEVFPAKIRGTASGLVSGMGYFFNFITVKIYPNMIEGIGRHGVFFFYGAMSLAGTIFVVALLPETRGKTLQEIEEYFGKKTSKRNSLLKEPIRV